The following proteins are co-located in the Colletotrichum lupini chromosome 4, complete sequence genome:
- a CDS encoding NACHT domain-containing protein — MENLSTAVGTVGKLKPEIRLAQAISEFSVCLSGDKDRHAKFKNLQTRRPPNALEVVQLTEEINRDGARRHKSWRPYATRLVATLDRIRQFAPIGDVLIGGSQNLLACGVWATVRIALEISLSFLSYFEKVSNLLLRIGRSVSLHQDFAMLFPQCRQVQGYMCEYIIVIVEISKKIVSHAQKSLVSQITSSFGSPFDTVFKPLETDLAEWGRLVEKRIAILVAKSTLREQSSSLERLNRLQIAASRKAAKRNREARKHRILECLCPDQKEFDSIWRRERKKGTSNWILKDQEYQTWLECPDSSVIWLQGNLGSGKTVTMASVIADLVLTKGDASSGSAPTKQRPRTVSYFFCKSNNRKTLYVDNILGSIAHQVLSSPVLASTFEQFLDRTDGSPTTSNTEAYIQLILDITPPDWEGVFVLDGLDEAPHEEMDDLFMQMKRLMNARHIRLCCSSRPTSRCKRIAESMIRINTTLSMEHADRSGDILSYISAEMERWKLVRPFSAELERLITKQLLVGCQGMFLWLSLQIEAICPKYTQELRSEADILNIINNLPRNLPEAFDQALLRIPDHRYDSRIFQLVAAADPCLSVDELRVAVNVEPGILAWNSSSLVGSGHALASQYGGSLLDIDEEDLGVRFIHHSALLHLAGCPAIQTAAPFHFDFQESEINVGAVCVTYLNYSVFENRVSTAQKVSFVQVPPMVAESAMPSKRLSQKVMRILSQNKRSSVSKVDLERLASDLLAHRFEVHDDVQLFLPYAKAHWLIMSKSFSEAIDPAVYSLWKILLTGSVQSISDSLPWNASSAASVAEWAIHNNHGFLFRHLLFNSDKNNSSEVLSTTARLSEKNDRSPSMAAKGQAVEESQQEFNLSGEAMGPLVPVYLMNCMHTMRKVELPVILRFIGLGCLPFGTGDRYNQFPDPMAAEFSLNAVARLAITHIITNTCRSPPKTCMCDPIIYFTNYLPHIDALLDNGMTLLHTAIQQNHERLARTLLTDHGADPNGSSVPGFPSPLQLCLQQERSLTDLAGLLVDLGADVLANPDSDIPPFFLAIDVADYKVFEMLRGAGAYDRTRRYGSNNETAFQFACRKYCEPRPRDYPYIILNTLFKDGAEVNSRNGSGETPLLMASRSGIAVLVTILLTLAADPNIADVHGATPLHYAHGTVAAELIKHGARLDAVCEGVTPLMAAAHQGEVEAVKAMLQSGSDTNHWLESSPMAAGDEVLNWRLRMTEDRSEKNALVFRGPKVAPGDTALSMVIRRLETLSGEMASAEKHRGQEMLLSKLNTDEVYRTRHRWATYGTIAADLIDAGGNSVDALKSDGTLQELYGNDPFWQPILSRLHGQSQDEHRYLTYRRKKRHILDDVNSS, encoded by the exons ATGGAGAACCTATCGACGGCGGTCGGCACCGTTGGCAAGCTCAAGCCGGAAATCCGCCTGGCCCAGGCCATCTCTGAGTTCAGCGTCTGCCTGAGCGGCGACAAAGACAGACACGCCAAGTTCAAGAACCTGCAGACGCGTCGCCCGCCCAACGCCCTCGAGGTCGTCCAGCTCACCGAGGAGATCAATCGCGACGGCGCCCGCCGCCACAAGTCCTGGCGGCCCTATGCCACCCGCCTGGTCGCCACACTCGACCGCATTCGCCAGTTTGCCCCCATTGGCGATGTTTTGATTGGCGGGTCGCAGAATCTCCTCGCATGCGGCGTCTGGGCCACCGTACGGATTGCTTTAGAG ATTTCCCTCAGTTTCCTGTCATACTTTGAAAAGGTTTCCAACTTGCTTCTGAGGATAGGACGCTCCGTTTCACTGCACCAAGACTTTGCCATGCTCTTTCCTCAATGCCGGCAAGTCCAAGGCTACATGTGTGAGTATATCATAGTCATTGTAGAGATCAGCAAAAAAATCGTCAGCCACGCTCAGAAATCACTCGTCTCGCAAATTACCTCTTCGTTCGGCTCCCCTTTTGATACAGTCTTCAAGCCGCTAGAGACGGACCTCGCCGAGTGGGGGCGGCTAGTTGAGAAGCGCATTGCCATACTCGTTGCCAAGTCGACACTTCGAGAACAGTCTTCCAGTCTAGAACGGCTGAACAGACTGCAAATAGCAGCGTCACGAAAAGCTGCCAAGCGCAACCGGGAGGCTCGCAAACACCGTATCCTCGAATGCCTGTGTCCGGACCAAAAGGAGTTCGACTCGATATGGCGTCGAGAACGAAAGAAGGGGACCTCGAACTGGATACTCAAGGACCAGGAGTATCAAACATGGCTAGAGTGCCCCGATTCATCTGTTATTTGGCTGCAGGGTAACCTGGGGTCCGGAAAGACCGTCACCATGGCCTCCGTCATTGCTGACTTAGTCCTAACCAAGGGAGACGCGAGCTCCGGCT CCGCCCCAACTAAACAAAGGCCCCGGACTGTCTCGTACTTTTTCTGCAAAAGCAACAACCGAAAGACGCTGTATGTGGATAACATACTTGGAAGTATTGCCCACCAGGTTCTGAGTAGTCCGGTCCTCGCATCAACATTCGAACAATTTTTGGATCGCACCGACGGCTCCCCCACCACATCCAACACCGAAGCCTATATTCAACTCATCTTGGACATTACCCCGCCAGACTGGGAGGGAGTCTTTGTGCTGGATGGTCTCGATGAAGCTCCGCACGAGGAGATGGACGATCTGTTTATGCAGATGAAGCGGCTCATGAATGCTAGGCACATTCGATTATGCTGCTCATCTCGGCCAACGTCGAGGTGCAAAAGAATCGCGGAATCTATGATTCGGATCAACACAACGCTCTCCATGGAGCATGCAGACCGCTCAGGTGAtattcttagttatatatcggCAGAGATGGAGCGGTGGAAGTTGGTCAGGCCGTTCTCAGCTGAACTAGAAAGGCTAATTACGAAGCAGCTACTAGTAGGCTGCCAGGGCATGTTCCTGTGGCTATCCCTCCAGATCGAAGCTATTTGCCCGAAATATACCCAGGAGCTTCGGTCCGAGGCCGACATATTAAACATCATAAACAACCTACCCCGTAACCTCCCAGAGGCTTTCGACCAGGCCCTTCTAAGGATTCCAGACCACAGATACGATTCCAGGATCTTCCAACTCGTTGCCGCTgccgacccgtgcttatccGTAGACGAGTTACGTGTAGCTGTCAATGTTGAGCCCGGAATCCTTGCATGGAACTCCTCGAGCCTCGTCGGTTCCGGGCACGCCCTAGCATCACAGTACGGCGGTAGTCTTCTCGACATCGACGAGGAGGATCTCGGCGTCAGGTTCATCCATCACAGCGCTCTCCTGCACCTTGCCGGCTGCCCCGCCATTCAGACCGCGGCGCCCTTTCACTTTGACTTCCAGGAGTCTGAGATCAATGTAGGTGCAGTTTGCGTGACGTATCTAAATTATAGCGTCTTTGAGAACCGGGTCTCGACGGCACAAAAGGTCTCCTTCGTCCAAGTCCCCCCGATGGTGGCCGAGTCAGCCATGCCGTCTAAAAGGCTCTCTCAAAAGGTCATGAGAATTTTGTCCCAGAACAAACGCTCCAGCGTCTCCAAGGTTGACCTGGAACGCCTGGCGTCCGACTTGCTTGCACATAGATTCGAAGTCCACGACGATGTACAGCTCTTTCTGCCCTATGCGAAAGCACACTGGCTGATCATGTCCAAGAGCTTCTCCGAGGCAATAGATCCCGCTGTGTACTCTCTATGGAAGATTTTACTTACCGGATCCGTACAATCTATCTCAGACTCTCTCCCTTGGAACGCTAGCTCTGCCGCCTCCGTCGCAGAATGGGCCATCCACAACAATCACGGCTTTCTCTTCAGACACCTCCTCTTCAACTCAGACAAAAACAACTCGAGCGAGGTCTTATCAACCACAGCTCGCCTAAGCGAGAAGAATGATAGGAGTCCGTCCATGGCCGCAAAAGGCCAGGCTGTTGAGGAAAGTCAGCAAGAGTTCAACCTTTCTGGAGAAGCCATGGGTCCACTGGTGCCGGTCTACCTCATGAACTGCATGCACACTATGCGCAAGGTTGAGTTGCCCGTTATCTTGCGCTTCATCGGTCTAGGCTGCCTTCCTTTTGGGACGGGTGATCGCTACAACCAGTTCCCAGACCCAATGGCAGCCGAATTCAGCTTGAACGCCGTTGCTCGCTTGGCCATCACGCACATAATTACTAACACATGCCGTTCGCCACCCAAAACATGCATGTGTGATCCTATCATTTACTTTACGAACTACCTCCCTCACATCGATGCCTTGTTGGATAATGGGATGACTCTCCTACATACGGCCATCCAACAAAATCACGAGCGGCTGGCACGGACTCTGCTGACCGATCACGGCGCAGATCCTAACGGTTCCAGCGTGCCCGGCTTCCCCAGTCCACTACAGCTCTGTTTACAGCAGGAAAGGAGCCTCACAGATCTGGCCGGCCTGCTCGTGGACCTAGGGGCCGATGTCCTAGCCAACCCAGACAGCGACATCCCGCCCTTTTTTCTCGCCATCGACGTGGCCGACTACAAGGTCTTCGAGATGCTCCGTGGCGCAGGCGCCTATGACAGGACGCGTCGCTACGGCTCCAATAACGAAACGGCGTTTCAGTTCGCCTGCCGGAAGTACTGCGAGCCCCGGCCCCGGGACTACCCGTACATCATCCTGAACACGTTGTTCAAGGACGGCGCCGAGGTGAACTCGCGTAACGGCAGCGGCGAGACACCACTCTTGATGGCGTCCAGAAGCGGCATCGCCGTCCTGGTCACCATTCTTCTCACGCTGGCCGCGGACCCCAACATCGCAGACGTCCACGGCGCAACGCCGCTCCACTACGCCCACGGGACTGTCGCCGCTGAACTCATAAAACACGGCGCACGCTTGGACGCGGTCTGCGAAGGCGTGACACCCCTCATGGCCGCCGCTCACCAGGGAGAAGTTGAGGCCGTCAAGGCCATGCTGCAAAGCGGCAGCGACACAAACCACTGGCTGGAATCGTCACCCATGGCGGCCGGGGACGAGGTCCTCAACTGGCGTTTGCGCATGACGGAAGACCGATCGGAGAAGAACGCGCTAGTGTTTAGGGGTCCCAAGGTCGCACCGGGAGACACGGCGCTGTCCATGGTAATACGCCGGCTAGAGACTCTCAGCGGGGAGATGGCAAGCGCGGAGAAGCACAGGGGGCAGGAAATGTTGCTAAGCAAATTGAATACAGACGAGGTGTATCGTACTAGGCATCGCTGGGCCACTTATGGAACGATTGCGGCCGATCTCATAGACGCTGGAGGGAATAGTGTCGACGCCTTGAAGAGCGATGGCACTTTGCAGGAGCTGTATGGAAATGACCCATTCTGGCAGCCCATCTTAAGCAGACTACACGGACAGAGTCAGGATGAACACCGGTACCTGACGTACCGAAGGAAGAAGAGGCACATTCTAGATGATGTCAACTCATCTTAG
- a CDS encoding 40S ribosomal protein S22 → MVRTGVLSDASKTISDAKKQSKCQVVLRPPSKGNVNLLQPTQQNVYVSDFDEIEDNRGGKIASRLTHPFVIDISYLV, encoded by the coding sequence ATGGTTCGAACTGGTGTCTTGAGCGATGCTTCGAAGACCATCTCCGACGCCAAGAAGCAGAGCAAGTGCCAAGTAGTGCTTCGGCCTCCCTCCAAGGGCAACGTGAATCTACTCCAGCCCACGCAGCAGAATGTTTATGTCTCGGACTTTGACGAAATCGAGGACAACCGCGGCGGCAAAATCGCTAGTCGACTCACCCACCCGTTCGTCAtcgatatttcttatttgGTCTAA